A DNA window from Anaerocolumna sp. AGMB13020 contains the following coding sequences:
- a CDS encoding SIR2 family protein, which yields MNHIEEEIIKNVSSFRQLPYLFVGTGMSMRYSNAPDWNMLLFTVWSILNTDKEEQEFKRLRQGIENEIKSKYGDINDEEKKYYINPILASVLQEKFHHSYYKDTNFPSKVFTKEEDKDILDKNFDPFKYYISKEISQLKLDKTKPDFPEIRDLMRYQNKIAGIITTNYDSILEDLFSDFSVMIGQDNMLLANSFNIFEIFKIHGCATSPNSLIITNEDYLRFRSKLKYLSAKLLTIFVEHPIIFIGYGMGDINVRSLFKEIAECLSNEQINKIKSNFIFLTPAFGSEEKSTIREIVFGKSTIAMKEFILNDYSIFYKALSNIQSSLPIKLARKLQDMVCNYVYSATATNNILFGTINSPDLDDSKAAIYFGELDTVRQIGFSHYTIDDILEDVLLDNKSYLVNEQLITKTFKNIRSSAGTTLLPIYKYIKALNYNINNIPDTYNIIKSYNDVMPTSSERRSMDKSLQFNKIADIENKFPNHIPKQVCYIKKFASYISVTELEDYLKKHYRTPEYIKYLSTFKRLIALYDFKKYK from the coding sequence ATGAATCATATTGAAGAGGAAATAATTAAAAATGTATCTTCTTTTCGACAATTACCTTATTTATTTGTTGGAACAGGAATGTCTATGCGGTATTCAAATGCCCCGGACTGGAATATGCTCTTATTTACTGTTTGGAGTATTTTAAATACAGATAAAGAAGAGCAAGAATTCAAACGATTAAGGCAAGGAATAGAAAATGAAATAAAAAGCAAATATGGAGATATTAATGATGAAGAAAAAAAATACTATATTAATCCTATTCTAGCATCTGTGTTACAAGAAAAATTTCATCACTCCTATTATAAAGATACTAATTTTCCCTCAAAAGTATTTACAAAAGAAGAAGATAAAGATATTCTTGATAAAAATTTCGATCCGTTTAAATACTATATTTCAAAAGAAATTAGTCAGTTAAAGTTAGATAAAACAAAACCTGATTTTCCTGAAATAAGAGATTTAATGAGATATCAAAACAAAATTGCTGGTATAATAACTACAAACTATGATTCCATTTTAGAAGACCTATTTTCGGATTTTTCCGTAATGATAGGACAGGATAACATGTTATTAGCTAATTCATTTAATATATTTGAAATTTTTAAGATTCATGGTTGCGCAACCTCTCCGAATTCATTAATTATAACTAATGAAGATTATTTAAGATTCAGAAGTAAGCTGAAATATTTGTCTGCAAAACTATTAACAATCTTCGTAGAACATCCAATAATATTTATTGGTTACGGCATGGGAGATATTAATGTAAGGAGTCTTTTTAAGGAGATTGCTGAATGTTTATCTAATGAGCAAATAAATAAAATTAAAAGTAATTTTATATTTCTAACTCCAGCATTTGGAAGTGAAGAAAAAAGTACTATTCGTGAGATTGTCTTTGGGAAAAGTACTATAGCGATGAAAGAATTTATCCTAAATGATTATTCAATATTTTATAAAGCTTTATCAAATATTCAAAGTTCATTACCAATTAAATTAGCTCGCAAGTTACAAGATATGGTCTGCAATTATGTTTACTCAGCAACTGCAACTAATAATATTCTTTTTGGAACAATAAATAGTCCTGACCTGGATGATAGTAAGGCAGCTATATATTTTGGAGAGCTTGATACTGTACGTCAAATTGGATTTAGTCACTATACTATTGATGATATATTAGAAGATGTGTTATTAGATAATAAATCATATTTAGTTAACGAGCAACTAATAACGAAAACATTTAAGAATATAAGAAGTAGTGCCGGTACTACACTTTTACCAATTTATAAATATATTAAGGCTCTAAATTATAATATTAACAATATTCCAGATACATATAATATTATAAAAAGTTATAATGATGTAATGCCAACAAGTAGTGAAAGAAGAAGTATGGATAAAAGCCTTCAATTTAATAAAATAGCAGATATAGAGAATAAATTTCCCAATCATATACCTAAACAAGTATGTTATATTAAAAAGTTTGCATCTTATATATCAGTAACTGAACTTGAGGATTATCTAAAAAAACATTATAGAACTCCTGAGTATATTAAGTATTTATCTACTTTTAAAAGACTTATAGCTTTATATGATTTTAAGAAATATAAATAA
- a CDS encoding acyltransferase codes for MQAKDVNNTFYVLRFFAILAVVMAHSVYTLIPNDTVVKVFNSFGRCGVIIFFIISGYYFRKEKYENVLQLLKAKLKTIIIPWIIWGMAIYCTRFTSTDLYFSLKEIILWLLGFGTYLYFLTIYILLLCIFQILPQKSGIQVILLLCTLINVYLVAGNVGPYSVLKSTNVHAELIYLLTYLNIFNWIGFFTLGLLLRKINLFENKKLWAFKYKIIINIFIISLLVCMILIEKGNTYWTNYSIWIEMSFFVILFQVSKLLKDVKYIQEIGKVTMPIYLIHFLIEGFIFNKVLPESIIMGLIRPLISVLVVYWLLQLGLIISKKIHLQRLYTTFLGLKS; via the coding sequence ATGCAAGCAAAAGATGTAAATAATACTTTTTATGTACTAAGATTCTTTGCTATCTTAGCTGTTGTAATGGCCCACTCTGTATACACTCTGATTCCAAATGATACTGTGGTAAAAGTATTTAATTCTTTTGGAAGATGTGGTGTCATAATTTTCTTTATTATATCAGGTTACTATTTTAGAAAAGAAAAATATGAGAATGTATTGCAACTGTTGAAGGCAAAACTTAAAACTATAATTATTCCGTGGATTATTTGGGGCATGGCAATTTATTGCACAAGATTTACGTCAACAGATTTATATTTTAGCCTGAAAGAAATAATCTTATGGCTTTTAGGATTTGGTACGTACCTGTATTTCTTAACAATATATATTCTATTGCTATGTATATTTCAAATACTACCCCAAAAGAGTGGAATTCAGGTGATATTACTCCTGTGTACATTAATAAATGTGTATTTAGTTGCTGGTAATGTCGGGCCATATTCGGTATTAAAATCAACCAATGTTCACGCTGAATTAATATATCTATTAACTTATTTAAATATATTCAATTGGATCGGTTTCTTTACATTAGGATTACTACTGAGAAAAATAAATCTATTCGAAAATAAAAAATTATGGGCTTTTAAATATAAAATAATAATTAATATATTTATTATTTCTCTATTAGTATGTATGATTTTGATTGAAAAGGGTAATACATATTGGACTAATTATAGTATTTGGATTGAAATGAGTTTCTTTGTAATTCTCTTTCAGGTATCAAAATTGCTTAAGGATGTAAAATATATACAGGAAATTGGAAAAGTAACAATGCCAATTTATTTAATTCATTTTTTGATAGAAGGGTTTATATTTAATAAAGTCTTACCGGAAAGTATTATAATGGGATTAATAAGACCTTTGATATCGGTATTAGTTGTTTATTGGTTATTACAATTGGGATTAATTATAAGCAAAAAGATACATCTTCAAAGATTATACACTACCTTCCTGGGGTTAAAATCATAG
- a CDS encoding shikimate kinase yields the protein MSRGIIIFRALGTGKTTVGAELAQPLNFQHFDLDDFHL from the coding sequence GTGTCCAGAGGGATAATAATTTTCCGTGCATTGGGTACAGGAAAAACAACCGTTGGCGCAGAGTTGGCACAACCGTTAAATTTTCAACATTTTGATTTAGATGATTTTCATCTCTAA
- a CDS encoding methyl-accepting chemotaxis protein — translation MKKHKNAKVGFKVLLTIGLIFTISVLSLVVNWYNQNSTYQKSNKIITGTMEDILAFDNTYQYMLAVDSLAMKQFAAEDKETKELFAGYIESSCDVIKTSLEDISARYKNTEYIDKMTELNSQFTEYNGYMEQALALSNQNDNEGANKIFNSNMSPITSVMFNDLRYLSSDLKDTVNAQIKGLEASKGFSDVFTVAIAAVYIVMLIFSWFIIRNILVNPLKRTEQSLLGITKAIEAGEGDLTKRVYYKHDDEIGQLAQGMNGFIDTLQRIITDINKVSASIDTNFKSFELGLNHVIDSVADNSASMEEMSAGMEETSANIESVNNSAADIGNLLVNMSDKTDRGVTLAGEISARATSLKESSLQAQNSTSNILQEISENFKVTIEKSKEVEQINLLTNTILDITSQTNLLALNASIEAARAGEQGKGFAVVADEIGHLAHRSQETANQIQVISASVIESVKHLADDSNRMLEFVDSQVMEDYGRMVETGELYDTDARTIHGIMNEFRQTAVELQQTVSYIVSTIEGVTEIIGESSKNTQSVAENSEVLLKETEVLRAALDESAQSVYNLSQAVLKFKHI, via the coding sequence ATGAAAAAGCATAAGAATGCAAAAGTTGGTTTTAAGGTGTTGCTCACAATTGGACTTATCTTCACAATTTCAGTTTTGTCCTTGGTAGTAAACTGGTACAATCAAAACAGTACTTATCAGAAATCCAACAAGATTATTACTGGTACAATGGAAGATATATTGGCTTTTGATAATACCTATCAGTATATGCTGGCTGTAGACAGTTTGGCGATGAAGCAATTCGCAGCCGAAGATAAAGAAACCAAAGAATTATTTGCAGGCTATATCGAATCAAGCTGTGATGTGATCAAGACCTCCCTGGAAGATATCTCAGCCCGCTATAAAAATACAGAGTATATTGATAAAATGACAGAACTGAACAGTCAGTTCACAGAATATAACGGTTATATGGAACAGGCCTTAGCACTTTCCAATCAGAATGATAACGAAGGTGCCAATAAGATCTTTAACAGCAATATGTCACCGATTACTTCTGTAATGTTCAATGATCTGAGATACTTAAGCTCTGATCTAAAAGATACCGTTAATGCGCAGATAAAAGGCCTGGAAGCCTCCAAAGGTTTCTCGGATGTCTTTACCGTAGCCATAGCAGCTGTTTATATTGTAATGTTAATCTTTTCCTGGTTTATTATCCGCAATATTTTAGTGAATCCATTAAAAAGAACAGAACAATCGCTGTTAGGGATTACAAAAGCTATTGAAGCTGGAGAAGGTGACTTGACAAAACGTGTTTATTATAAACACGATGATGAGATTGGTCAATTAGCCCAGGGGATGAATGGATTTATTGATACCTTACAGCGTATCATTACAGATATTAACAAAGTATCTGCCTCCATAGACACGAACTTTAAAAGTTTTGAATTAGGACTGAACCATGTGATAGACAGTGTAGCAGATAATTCTGCTTCCATGGAAGAGATGTCGGCAGGTATGGAGGAAACCTCTGCTAATATTGAGTCAGTAAATAATTCTGCAGCAGATATTGGAAACCTGTTGGTAAATATGTCTGATAAGACGGATAGAGGGGTTACTTTAGCAGGCGAAATCAGTGCCCGTGCAACCTCGTTAAAGGAATCCTCTTTACAGGCACAGAACTCAACCAGTAATATCTTACAGGAAATTTCAGAGAACTTTAAAGTAACCATTGAGAAATCCAAAGAAGTAGAACAGATCAATCTACTGACAAATACAATCTTAGATATCACCTCCCAAACGAATCTTCTTGCTTTAAACGCTTCAATAGAAGCAGCAAGAGCAGGGGAGCAGGGGAAAGGTTTTGCAGTAGTAGCAGACGAAATTGGCCATCTGGCTCATAGATCTCAGGAAACAGCTAATCAGATACAAGTGATAAGCGCTTCTGTAATTGAATCCGTAAAACATCTGGCAGATGATTCGAACCGTATGCTGGAGTTTGTCGATAGCCAGGTAATGGAAGATTACGGCAGAATGGTTGAGACGGGTGAGCTTTACGATACAGACGCCAGAACGATACATGGTATCATGAATGAATTCAGACAGACTGCAGTAGAACTTCAGCAAACAGTGTCTTATATTGTCAGTACCATTGAAGGTGTTACAGAAATTATCGGTGAAAGTTCGAAGAACACGCAATCCGTAGCAGAGAACAGTGAAGTACTATTAAAGGAGACGGAAGTGTTACGAGCAGCACTGGATGAAAGTGCACAATCAGTATATAATTTAAGTCAGGCAGTTCTTAAATTCAAACATATATAA
- the rfbC gene encoding dTDP-4-dehydrorhamnose 3,5-epimerase, whose translation MGEFIFEKCSDIEGLYMVEPKVFLDERGYSMETYNYKDFSEAGLTMDFVQDNQSMSVKGVLRGLHFQKTYQQGKLVRVMHGEVFDVVVDIREGSQTYGKWFGVILSAEKNKMFYIPEGFAHGFLVLSETAEFAYKLTDYYHPEDESGIPWNDPAIGVEWPITAELKVITSERDNSHPAFHKGIVLKPKGLQLDK comes from the coding sequence ATGGGAGAGTTCATATTCGAAAAATGTTCAGACATAGAAGGTCTTTATATGGTAGAGCCCAAAGTTTTTCTTGATGAAAGAGGTTACTCGATGGAAACCTATAACTATAAAGACTTCTCAGAAGCAGGTCTTACCATGGATTTTGTGCAGGATAATCAGTCAATGTCCGTAAAAGGTGTGCTCAGGGGATTGCATTTTCAAAAGACCTATCAGCAGGGGAAACTGGTAAGGGTTATGCATGGAGAAGTATTTGACGTGGTGGTTGATATCCGTGAAGGCTCTCAAACTTATGGTAAATGGTTTGGCGTTATCCTGTCCGCAGAGAAGAATAAGATGTTCTATATACCGGAAGGATTCGCTCATGGCTTTCTGGTACTATCAGAAACTGCTGAATTTGCTTACAAGCTAACGGATTATTATCATCCTGAGGACGAAAGCGGCATCCCCTGGAATGATCCTGCAATAGGAGTGGAATGGCCTATTACCGCGGAGCTGAAGGTAATAACCTCTGAAAGAGACAATAGTCACCCAGCTTTTCATAAGGGGATAGTATTGAAACCGAAAGGCCTGCAATTGGATAAATAG
- a CDS encoding sensor histidine kinase: MEEQGRCTDIAVQSLLVSYEQVYKNQDISLQMWMNESYIYPKFPKYQNKSLKNDTEGKIVIKTENSIKVIYVTAKLRGMTNPYSFMYERPLTELNEIWNSLNHIYISLSIGISALLAILLGLVLYRIMQPLKKLSMAVNEMREGNYESRVEPMGNDEISELGINFNHMAIKIQQDVRSISAEAERKQMFIDNLAHELKSPLTSIYGFAEYIQKANVSDSEREECLSFIMEESKRMMEMSYTLLDLAMYRKEQIEYGDISINTLKETVNKILESRLKDKSVTLKWDYHIEKIYGNGLLIESLLTNLISNAVSACRQKGKIIVQLKAGQARMIHFEVIDNGKGICQEDLLHIMEPFYRVDKSRSREHGETGLGLALCKKIVEAHHGDISYTSEQGKGTCVKIDLWKSFTD, translated from the coding sequence TTGGAGGAACAGGGGCGTTGTACAGATATTGCAGTGCAATCATTATTAGTTTCATATGAACAGGTTTATAAGAACCAAGATATTTCATTACAAATGTGGATGAATGAATCTTACATTTATCCTAAATTTCCTAAGTATCAGAATAAATCCTTAAAAAATGATACAGAAGGAAAAATTGTTATTAAAACAGAAAACAGCATTAAGGTCATCTATGTGACAGCAAAACTCAGAGGCATGACTAATCCGTATTCTTTTATGTATGAACGACCTTTAACGGAGTTGAATGAAATATGGAATAGTTTGAATCATATTTATATTTCTTTAAGTATAGGAATTTCAGCATTACTTGCTATTCTTTTAGGCTTAGTTCTATATCGTATTATGCAGCCATTAAAGAAATTGTCTATGGCAGTAAATGAGATGAGAGAAGGGAATTATGAGAGCAGAGTGGAGCCTATGGGAAATGATGAAATATCAGAACTTGGAATTAATTTCAATCACATGGCAATAAAGATACAGCAGGATGTTAGAAGTATCTCTGCTGAGGCAGAGCGAAAGCAAATGTTTATTGATAATCTGGCACATGAATTAAAAAGTCCCTTAACTAGCATCTATGGTTTTGCAGAATATATCCAAAAAGCAAATGTATCTGATTCAGAGCGGGAAGAATGCCTATCTTTTATCATGGAAGAAAGCAAACGTATGATGGAAATGTCATATACATTATTGGATCTGGCTATGTATCGAAAAGAACAGATTGAATATGGGGATATTTCAATTAATACATTGAAAGAGACTGTTAATAAAATACTAGAATCCAGATTAAAGGATAAATCGGTAACGTTAAAATGGGATTATCATATAGAAAAAATATATGGCAATGGGCTATTAATAGAAAGTTTATTAACCAATCTGATTTCAAATGCTGTATCTGCCTGTAGACAGAAAGGTAAAATTATTGTTCAACTGAAAGCTGGGCAGGCAAGAATGATACATTTTGAAGTTATTGATAATGGAAAAGGTATTTGTCAGGAAGATTTGCTACATATTATGGAACCGTTCTATCGGGTGGATAAATCAAGAAGCCGTGAACATGGAGAAACTGGATTAGGACTGGCGTTATGCAAAAAAATCGTGGAAGCCCACCATGGAGATATTAGTTATACATCAGAACAAGGAAAAGGAACGTGTGTAAAAATCGATTTATGGAAATCTTTTACCGATTGA
- a CDS encoding CD3324 family protein — MSYIKAEAILPADLLAEIQKYVSGRNIYIPAKQDNKLNWGMKSSYRQELKERNADIFFQYLQGIKVSELALRFYLSEKSIYRIIYQMKIR, encoded by the coding sequence ATGAGTTATATAAAAGCAGAAGCAATATTACCGGCAGATTTGCTGGCAGAAATCCAAAAGTATGTAAGTGGCAGAAATATCTATATCCCGGCAAAGCAAGACAATAAGCTGAATTGGGGAATGAAAAGTAGTTACAGACAGGAATTGAAAGAAAGAAATGCTGATATCTTTTTTCAGTATCTGCAAGGCATAAAAGTTTCAGAACTGGCTTTAAGATTTTATCTTTCTGAAAAGAGTATCTATAGAATTATTTATCAAATGAAAATAAGATAA
- a CDS encoding zinc dependent phospholipase C family protein — protein sequence MASRLIHYLIAEEIAKTDKKINRERFVYGALLPDLSSHEDGSYNKAHFGEIHREKRKKGINWHNFRNKYRDEMETDFMYLGYYSHLIMDALWFAQIADKYIRIYPNPERKIYYKKSYEDYLTLNKLLTKEYDLYYSLPVIEKIDIEEINISFGESFFEELRNDMIPSSGVRKEDLRLYPYEVIAEFLNQAKNLCIEEISAHRRGIDSLDPHELFVSR from the coding sequence ATGGCATCCAGATTAATCCATTACTTAATAGCAGAAGAAATTGCTAAAACAGATAAAAAGATTAATAGAGAAAGGTTTGTATACGGTGCTTTATTACCTGATTTATCTTCCCATGAGGATGGGAGTTATAATAAAGCACATTTTGGAGAAATACACAGGGAGAAAAGAAAAAAGGGTATTAACTGGCATAATTTCAGAAATAAATATAGGGATGAAATGGAAACGGATTTCATGTATCTGGGTTACTATTCTCATTTGATAATGGATGCATTATGGTTTGCACAAATTGCTGATAAATACATCAGAATATATCCGAATCCGGAAAGAAAAATTTACTACAAGAAAAGCTATGAGGATTATTTAACATTAAATAAATTGCTGACAAAAGAATATGATCTCTATTATTCTTTACCTGTAATAGAGAAGATAGATATTGAAGAGATCAATATATCCTTTGGTGAAAGTTTCTTTGAGGAATTGAGAAATGATATGATACCCTCCTCAGGTGTTCGCAAAGAAGATTTGAGGCTATATCCTTATGAAGTCATAGCTGAGTTTCTGAATCAGGCTAAGAACTTGTGTATAGAGGAGATAAGTGCGCATCGAAGAGGGATTGATTCCCTGGACCCTCATGAACTTTTTGTGAGTAGATAA
- a CDS encoding EcsC family protein, producing the protein MDESKIKQLLDTCYEKALQGLPTSKSVYDLSDQYLIKYRDPYTAADKLKINQIAKCGTSGFITGLGGVITLPIAIPANISSVIYIQLRMIACIAYIGGYDPSDDEVQTMAYVCLTGSAAADILKKAGINIGEKITVNLIKKIPGAALTKINQKVGFRFLTKFGEKGAINLVKFVPLVGGVVGGGVDIVGTKLIADNAIKMFIEGKIQ; encoded by the coding sequence ATGGATGAGAGCAAAATTAAGCAGTTACTAGATACATGTTATGAAAAAGCTCTACAAGGACTACCAACTAGCAAATCTGTTTATGATTTATCAGATCAATATTTAATAAAATATCGTGATCCTTATACAGCAGCTGATAAGTTGAAAATTAATCAAATTGCTAAGTGTGGTACTTCAGGTTTTATTACTGGACTTGGAGGTGTGATAACATTACCTATTGCAATACCTGCCAATATATCAAGTGTTATATATATACAATTAAGAATGATTGCATGCATCGCTTATATTGGAGGATATGATCCCTCGGATGACGAAGTACAAACTATGGCATATGTATGCTTAACAGGGAGTGCAGCTGCTGACATCTTAAAAAAAGCTGGGATAAATATAGGCGAAAAAATAACTGTTAATTTGATAAAAAAAATCCCAGGAGCGGCACTAACTAAAATAAATCAAAAAGTTGGATTTCGATTTTTAACAAAGTTTGGAGAAAAAGGTGCAATTAATCTTGTAAAATTCGTCCCTTTAGTCGGTGGGGTAGTTGGCGGAGGTGTTGATATAGTTGGAACAAAATTAATAGCAGACAATGCAATCAAGATGTTTATAGAAGGGAAAATTCAGTAA
- a CDS encoding AraC family transcriptional regulator: protein MEFLNRMTEVINYIEEHVTDDFNLTDVAKIVCCDVYQFGRIFSYVVGISLAEYVRNRRLSLAALELQNGNVKVIDIALKYGYSSPESFARAFREMHGVSPKEAYAKGVTLRMYPCIDFQISIKGVVNMDYRIEEISTIKCVGVSYNVVQAKDVWTNAWEKFIDIPDEKLGGSPDQILACKHHLYRAPLWQIGLAHNLENGDLVMSIGAEDAGGEYPGFDYFEIPAGTWAKFKENGTMPSGIGALYTKIFTEWLPSSGYEQSMKTSIEIYPPGNSQSEEYTFEVWIPIKKK, encoded by the coding sequence ATGGAATTTTTGAATCGAATGACAGAGGTTATAAATTATATCGAAGAGCATGTTACTGATGACTTTAATCTTACCGATGTAGCAAAAATAGTTTGCTGTGATGTATATCAATTTGGAAGAATATTTTCATACGTAGTTGGTATATCACTTGCAGAATATGTACGTAACAGGAGGTTGTCACTAGCAGCCTTGGAACTACAAAACGGAAATGTCAAAGTTATTGATATTGCTCTTAAATATGGTTATAGCTCTCCAGAATCATTTGCTCGTGCATTTCGCGAGATGCATGGTGTGTCACCAAAAGAAGCATATGCAAAAGGTGTTACTCTCAGAATGTATCCATGTATCGACTTTCAAATTTCAATTAAAGGAGTTGTCAACATGGATTATCGAATCGAAGAAATAAGTACTATTAAGTGCGTGGGGGTTTCGTATAATGTTGTTCAAGCCAAGGATGTTTGGACGAATGCATGGGAAAAATTTATAGACATACCTGATGAAAAATTAGGTGGATCCCCTGACCAAATACTAGCATGCAAACATCATCTGTATCGAGCGCCCCTTTGGCAAATCGGTCTTGCTCATAATTTAGAAAACGGTGACTTGGTTATGTCAATTGGTGCTGAAGATGCAGGCGGTGAATATCCAGGATTTGACTATTTTGAAATACCAGCTGGAACATGGGCGAAGTTCAAAGAAAATGGTACTATGCCAAGTGGTATTGGAGCGCTTTATACGAAAATTTTCACTGAATGGCTTCCGTCAAGTGGATATGAACAGTCAATGAAGACATCTATAGAAATTTATCCGCCAGGAAATTCGCAAAGCGAAGAATATACATTTGAAGTTTGGATTCCAATCAAGAAAAAATAA
- a CDS encoding response regulator transcription factor yields MTKILIVEDDRHINELIKRNLKLVGYDCDQAYDGKNALEIFRKDKYDLILLDVMLPNSSGFELIPEIKDTPVIFVTAKGELKDKLQGLSLGAEDYLVKPFEMLELIARVGVVLKRYKKAEETFQLGDAMVYLDKRSVYVRGREMDITPREYSLLETLIINKNIALSREKLLDIAWGYDYEGETKTVDVHIQKLRKKLGWESYIKTIVKLGYRLEC; encoded by the coding sequence ATGACAAAAATATTAATTGTTGAAGATGATAGACATATTAATGAATTAATAAAGCGAAATTTGAAGTTAGTCGGTTATGACTGTGATCAGGCGTATGATGGTAAAAACGCGTTAGAGATTTTCAGAAAAGATAAATACGACTTGATATTACTTGATGTTATGCTGCCGAATTCTTCTGGATTTGAGTTAATTCCAGAAATTAAAGATACACCAGTTATTTTTGTTACAGCAAAAGGTGAATTAAAAGATAAATTACAGGGGTTATCTTTAGGAGCAGAGGATTATCTCGTTAAACCTTTTGAAATGCTCGAATTGATTGCACGAGTTGGGGTTGTTCTAAAACGATATAAAAAGGCAGAAGAAACATTCCAATTAGGAGATGCCATGGTTTATCTTGATAAACGAAGTGTCTATGTTCGAGGGCGCGAAATGGATATTACTCCAAGGGAATATAGCCTGCTTGAAACTTTGATTATAAATAAAAATATTGCATTATCAAGAGAAAAATTACTCGATATTGCATGGGGATATGATTATGAAGGGGAAACAAAAACAGTGGATGTTCATATTCAGAAACTACGCAAAAAACTTGGATGGGAGAGCTATATAAAAACGATAGTTAAATTAGGTTATCGATTGGAGTGCTAG
- a CDS encoding methyltransferase domain-containing protein: MNIGLTIKKLRNQKNVSQKELSEQLNVSCQTISKWENDNTYPDISMIPIIADYFHVTIDTLFHGVIESADDVIPGAMKDNLSENNEGWNLAQKNGWTGTILPAYGSYTPTEEKLCLFDGIEDKSVLEIACGDGRSLLYLAGKGAKELYGLDISEKQIEVAKDNLKSNKVKATLFVSPMEVNPGIPFHHFDCVYSIYGIGWAQDLYKVFGLISKYLKPKGRFIFSWDNPMLPCIKEKDGEYLITESYVKEQERQWTKFGEPFTTRNWKLSSYINALIGSGFEIERIIEESDDYSDSAPFMDKYYSEHKASIINHTVIIRARKK; this comes from the coding sequence ATGAATATTGGTTTAACAATAAAGAAGCTTAGAAATCAGAAGAATGTAAGTCAGAAAGAACTGTCCGAACAACTTAATGTTTCATGTCAGACAATAAGTAAATGGGAAAATGATAATACCTATCCAGATATAAGCATGATACCTATTATTGCAGATTATTTTCATGTTACGATAGACACGCTTTTTCATGGTGTGATAGAAAGTGCGGACGATGTTATTCCGGGGGCAATGAAAGACAATCTTAGTGAAAATAACGAAGGCTGGAATCTTGCACAGAAAAATGGATGGACAGGAACCATTCTCCCTGCGTATGGTTCTTATACTCCCACCGAAGAAAAATTATGCCTGTTTGATGGTATAGAGGATAAATCTGTTCTTGAAATTGCATGTGGAGATGGAAGGTCATTACTATATTTAGCAGGAAAGGGTGCGAAAGAATTATATGGTCTTGATATTTCGGAAAAACAAATTGAAGTGGCAAAAGACAATTTAAAGAGTAACAAAGTTAAAGCAACTCTTTTCGTGTCTCCAATGGAGGTTAACCCTGGAATCCCTTTTCATCACTTTGATTGTGTGTACTCTATATATGGCATTGGCTGGGCACAGGACTTGTATAAAGTATTTGGACTTATCTCTAAATATCTTAAGCCAAAGGGCAGATTCATTTTTTCGTGGGACAACCCAATGCTGCCGTGCATAAAAGAGAAAGACGGCGAGTACCTGATTACTGAATCATATGTTAAAGAACAGGAGAGACAGTGGACCAAGTTTGGAGAACCCTTTACCACCAGGAACTGGAAGCTTTCTTCATACATAAATGCGCTTATCGGTTCAGGCTTTGAAATAGAAAGGATAATAGAAGAATCCGATGACTACTCAGATTCTGCACCTTTTATGGATAAATACTATTCTGAACATAAAGCTTCAATAATCAATCATACGGTAATAATAAGGGCTCGTAAGAAATAA